Below is a genomic region from Alosa sapidissima isolate fAloSap1 chromosome 19, fAloSap1.pri, whole genome shotgun sequence.
CGGCGGGTAGGAAGGACGCCTCGTGCAGGCCACCGACGCCGCCGTCGCTGCTGCCGCGGTCAGCAGCCGGCAGCCCCAGGCCCAGCGGCCGCAGCGGGGGCAGCGCTGAGAGCGCCATGTTCTCGTACAGGCTCAGCACCTCCACGGAGCCGGGAAGGGAGAAGTTCCTCTCCCGGGGCGCCGGGACGGGCCGGCGCGCCACCTGTGGCCCGAAGAGGTCATCGTCGTCCAGCCAATCGGCCGAGGAGCTGAGGCTGCCGCGCTGACCCGGCGAGGAGGACGTCGAcatggaggaggacgaggagaagGACGAGGAGTGGGAGCCCGGGAGGTGGGTGGTGGAGAACTGCGTGTCCCGCTGCAAAGCACGCTGGGAGCTGCCGCTGTCTGCGCCCGGCGACAGCGGTGCCTTCTCCTGCAACGGGGGTGTCAGCCGGTCCCTCTGGGCACAGCGCTGCAGCAGTAGCCACAGCAGCACCTTCACGTAGTCGCCGCGCAGCTTGCGCAGGTGCTCGTGCGAGTCGATGATGCCCGTGAGCACGTTGCGCGCGTCCGAGTAGAGGCGCACGGGCAGGGCGCAGCAGGGCGTCAGCGTGTTGCCCCAGTGGGGGTTTAGCAGCTGACGCCACTGGTTGGGCGCGTGGGACTGAGCCAGGGCTGCCTCGAACACCTCGTCCATGCGCCGGGCCTCCAGCGTGTGACACGACGTCTCCTGGAGCTCTAAACCCTAAACGAGAGCAGGGAACAGGAGAATCAGTGGAATAAAGCACTGTTTAAGTAGAAAACTAAATACCCATGCTGCGTTAATAGTAGCATTGTGGTCATTTCGTATACAAGGTATAGTTTACTGGATAGAACAGTGTGGAAGTTAAGGGTACTTTAATGTAGTCAATGCACAATACAGTACGTTTGTGTTACAGCTGCTACATAAATCCTTAAAACGTAATAGGGAACTAAAGTATtttaacacatttctacatgccCCGTCAGCGTTcattgtatagaccctttcaacaataaaaacaaaaacaatgcttgaacgttctatttggttcccaatctacttcctctgcattaagataacatggaatgttaaaacggaaaccttgtggggccaactatgatgctgataatggaactctcttgaaagggtctatagcattTTCGCAGTTGACTGTCCAAATTTGAACCACAAAAGATCTAGAAATAGGGCCCATGTTGAAAACTACGGAAGTTCCCTTTAAGGAGCACTAGATGGTGGTTAGTCTGTGTTCAGGGTGCAGGCCACTGTATTGTACCTTGATGTTGAGAGTACAGTATCCATAACCGCGCTCTAGTAGCGTGAGCCACATCACCCTGTCCTGGAAACGACACAGGAAGTGAGAGCCAGGCGGGGCTGCACCTGAGGGAGCGAACAGACACAACAACAGTCACCaaaatgacaaacacacacacacaccacacaaaaacactctTGGGAACTGTAGAGAGAAATGTTACACAGTAATCGTGTACATTTGGCACGCATGTATGTGGTTTATATTCATGATGTGATGTGACGTGATATCCAGAGGTTGGTTAGTGAAGTCAAAGATAATGACAAGCTGTGGCAGGTGAGAGCAAGCTGCGGTCTCACTCACCAAGGGCGCCACATGCGATGGCCCCCCTGAGGGCAGACGCCAGGCGGGCGCTGAGCTGCTGGTAGTACACCGAGTCTGGGCAGGGGCAGGCAGTGCCGGGGGTGCCCGGCCAGGAGCGCAGGGGTCGGGGGAAGCCCACCAGAAAGATGGGCAGAGTGaagaggggcaggaggggcgcCGAGAGGAGGGCGGAGAGCACCAGCTCCCCCAGCAGGAGCGGGAATAGCACTGCGTTCAGCATCAACATGGCACTGGTGGACTGGCGGCGCTGTTTCGTCTCAGTCCACGACGTGACGATCACGGTGAGGGCAAACTTCAGCTTGGAAATGAACTGGGAGGCGCGGTCAATCAGCAAGCCCACCTGTGACAGATGACAATTCAAACATCTGTCAGAATACCGTTACTTAGACGGTGACCAGTCAGTCGAAGAATAAGCTAATACTACAATTAATACTACTAATTGATCAGCACCAATGGCTGTGCTTAGTGACATTTTCAatccacacatacagacagacccACTCCCGTCACCTCTGCAGATTGCGACTCACCACCAGCAGCTGCACCCCTGTGCCCAGGCTGTGCCACCCTGTAGCTGGTGCCCCCTCTGAGCCGAGCCTtatcagcaccaccaccaccatctggaGCAGGGCATCCTCCGAGCTCTGCCACACCTGGAGGCCAAAGGTTATCAGGATAACCGGTCATTAGGTCATGACTTTTTTTAGGTCATTAGGCATTAGGTATTCACTACTTTTCTTCTGTTAAGAGACTCTTCTTAGTATCGGTCTCCTCAGTGCAAAAACATTAGTACATTCAACTCTAAAAATTTTCCCACTCAAACAAACTCAAGATATGTGACTGAACAAACTAAATATATATGCCTTCTCAAGACATCCTAAGAAAGAGATCAGAGATCTCTTAGACTAGTGGGATGATAAAACATGTGTTATGCATCTTTCTGGATTTGCCTGTGGGGTAAATGTAAACTGGTACCATTCTGAAAGCTCGCGTGAAGCCCACAGCTAGTGATGCTGTGTGCAGGTCCAACAGAGATCCATCCAGAGCCAGGAAAGTAATCATGGCAAAGGGAGACACTGCAGAAAGACACCAAACTAGCTCTAACTACACAACCAATACAGCAATCAGTCAATACATTCTGTTTAAACGAACCAGCTGTACACAGTCACTGAGAATTTGAAGATATAAACcactttacattacattcaaATTTAATGACCTCTTACTCCCTTGAaaagatttgtatttgtattatgAACATCTGTATTTCTTACCCAGATTGAGCAAGACCCTCCTAAGATAGCCAGCCAGGCGAAGAcccctgctgctgcgtctgaaGGCCTGAGAGCAGCCCGTCTGTCTGGGGTACAGGGGGTTCCTTAGGGTGCCTCCCAGCAGGAACACCCCCTGGATCTCCCTCAGTCCCTTGCTGAGAACCAGGAGACAGATGAGTGCATAGGCCACTGCCGCTTGGACACCGTGGAGACTGACAGAGGGCAGCTCCTCCGTGGGAGGTCCCTCCAGGCTGAGGTTCCCTGTCTGGGTGGGGTGCTCAAAGAGGTAGTGGTGGAGCAGACCCCCGTCCGCCATGGCTCCGGCCAGAAAGATCAGGCCCAGCGGCAGGCCCTTCAGGCCCAGGGAGAGAGCGCGGGACTGGGCCCGCCTGGACCTGAACACCGCGCCCAGCTGGCTCCCGTCCAGGCTCAGCAGGTAGCCCATGCCGACAGTGAAGAGCACTACACCCAGAGTGGAGGGGATGAAGTAGGTGCTCACAGCCACGGATGCTGACACCAGGAACATCACCAGTAGCCTGACAAATACACAAGCACAGATAAGAGGACAACAGAAACAAACAGCtaacctaaaaaaaaaactagaatATTTTATTATACATCCTCTCATCACTGCATAATCTTAAATATTCCTAGACTACAAACATATGCATTTTGTTGAGGTTGTTAAGTGACATCAGCTAAAATCAAACCCACACTAATAAACAGGGGCGCAGGGTTAGcaaagagagcaggagaggattGACGCAGGTTGTAAGGATAGGAGGGGGATGGTGTCTTACCTGAGATTTGTGGCCATGGCAGAGCCGCCGAGCCCCAGCACCAGAACCTGCTCCATGGCCCACAGCAGCAGGGCATCAGGAGGGGGCAGCGTGCCCAGTGCCCACAGCACGGGCAGCACCACAAACACCACGTGGAGCACCTGACATGCCAACCGCAACTCATTCATTGGGTCTGTCAATCTGCATTCAGAGAAACACAGAGGCAGGAAACTGTTTATAGAACATGAAAGATATGTGGAGTGGACTGTGGGTAGATGCATGCAATTGCTGGTTGGTTGGTAGCTGGTTGTACGCAATGTATTGTTGCATTTGTAGCATGCAGGAATGTTTTTAACTATGGCCAGTAGTGTGGTGGGTGTCCTTTTCACCTGTAGACCAGGTCGACAGCAATGAAGATCAGAATGTACAAAGGTCTGGTGAGTGCTGTGATCTCATAGGTGTCCTGGGGCTGGAACGTGGCCGTCTCTGGGGGTGTGTTGACGATCAGAGCGTACTCCCCGCTGCACAGTGTCACCCAGCTGAGGGCAAAGACTGGCATTGCTGCACCCATGCCCCCATACAGACCTATCAAGCTGCCGGGCAGTAGATACCAGGTCCCCAGACCGCACAGCATGCCAGCCAACAGCGTGTGCAGGACAACGTTGACCATGAACTTCTTCCCGGGCACGATGAAGCGCACGGTCTCTGGGGCCACGCAGTGTGAGAACTCCACCTCCTCTTCGTCTGCCAGGATGTTGTTCTGTGCTGAGAGACGCTGGACAACCCCGGTCCTCCGCGCCACGCACTGTGCCAAGGTCTGCAGCGTGGCGGCCACAGCCAGCATGAGTCCCCCTGAGAGCGTGGCAGCATAGGCATCGCCCAGCACGCCTACCTGGTATAGCACAGTGCCCACCCCGCCAAGCATGCAGGGTGTGAGGAACAAGAGCAGCTGGTGCAGGTAGACATATGGGGGGGCACAGTAGCCCAGTTTGAGGCGCGGACCCCCCAGCAGAGTCTGTGGAAAGCGCTTCCAGAAGAACTCCTGCTTGTAGTCGTTGAGCAGGGGAACTTCAGGCCCCATGATGAACACAGCCTGCTGGGGAGGCCCCTGCTCACCTCCATGCAGTGCTAAAGGGGCATCACACCTGCTCTGTTGGAATGCTTCATGATGAAATCACAGTGGCAACATCTCTGAGACAGGACAGATAAAGAAGCAACGTTATAGGGCACCTAGGAGTGACCTGTTGATCTACTAGATACATAACTGAAAATATTTAACTTGATAACATTCAACTAGCTACCTATGTGCTTGTTTTAGGCATCTGAGTTAAGTTCACTTAATACAGTTCACATAAATTGGACTAATTTGTTTCATTTCCGCTGCCCACTGAAGATGATTAAGAGCTTAACCTGAAttctgaataataataaaaaaagaaaaattagATTAACTAAAAACAAATGGGTAATtttagattacattacattgttgtttattattgatattctcattatagtctgaccaacattttaatctgttccctgttaaatttaaatattatattgttttgtatttgtatgtcgctttggacaaaagcgtctgccaaatcccataaccataatatGTTGCTGTGGGTTAAGGTTGACATTTTTCTGGTAGTGTAAGTTTTGAAATTAATGCTGCATTCATACTTACAGATAGTTGTTAGCTCAGCTGTAATGTTTGTGTATCTCTCCTAGCCAACTTCAAGTAGGCTAGCGAATACACAACTGTTACCTTGGCTAAGTTAATGTTTCTGTTTCCAAGGACCCAAATTATCAGTAGTGTTACTTTCTTAACAGTGTGCCCATGACAACGTACATCATCGACAGCTTTCTACTCAAGTATCcttacagagatgtagcctgcTACTGTTTAACATTTTCTTTACTTGCGGCTATCTTCAGATAACTGATCAATAACTAATGTGATCTAAGTTACTGCTACAGTATCTCTGTGCTGTTAAGGCAGCTAACGTTATCTCGCAAGTTAAATGAAGCGACGTAATCAATAGCTAATGTTAACGTATTTGGCTAGCTGGGTACGTTTGATAGCGACAACCCTGTCTTATGTGCAAAAGCTATATAAAGGATAATACACAGGTTACTATAAAGATGACGACAGCCACTAAAGTTAGGTTTGAGGTTTTCACAAACACCCAGGTTATATAGTCAATGCAAAGGCACATAACAAGGGTGGCTAGTTAGCTAATGTTAACGTCAACCATGTCTGGAAGCCAACTAGCTAACGGTTAGCTAGCTACAGCTAGTAAATAACCAGTTACATGGCTTGCTCTTTAGCAGATCTAAAACATTATACCGTATCACAGACAACGATAAGTGAGGTGTTCTACGTTGTATAACGAGGAGGCTAGCAACCCAGATGACttctatgaaaaaaaaataacggaCAGCCTCGTCAAAACACTGACCTCTGTTGTAGATGGCAGTAATGAACGGTTCAGCCAGGTTTCGGAACCACTGGTTGACTTGGGTTGTGTGCTGTAGCACCAGTGCATGGAGAAGCCGCCTTTTTCTGTTTCTTAGTTACAACATGCATATAGAGTAGAGTATCGACTAATTAATCATCGGTAGGTCACACTTTCTCATGGATGATTATATTGCTTACTAGTATCATCAGAAGATGAGACAATGAAGATCTGACTGATTCGTCAAAGTGATCCTCACCGATTTGTTGTTTGTTCACGTGATGTAGAATGCTGACCCACCCCTTTTTTCTATGAAATTTAAACATCTACGGACTCGCACAGAccgaaaaaaaacatttttgctaTGAAGATCTCGAGTGCTCACACATTTTTATGCAGTTTCTCTTGGTAGGCTTTTCCTTAACATTAGAGTCATCCTCTCAAAGGCCTAGATGCCTCTAATCCAGCAGTGGTCTTCACTTGCTTTGTCCAGAGTGAGTAGAAACATAATCTTTCACAAAAGACCATTGAGAACTGTTTATggacacatatttttttttattgtatgaTACATTTAACACATATTGTTGTCAAAAATAATATGTTACCCCCCACAATATTCATATTGACATGAACCAAAAGACAGTAAACAACATATAAATATAacaatgtatatatattttcacCATGGATTCATATTCACTGCATTCTGTATGTGACGGTCAAGAAACATAAAAAGAAGgagaacatgtttgtgtgcCTCCTCTGCACTTCTACATGTGTGGAGGTTTTGGCCCATTGTTGCTCTGGAACCTGACAAAATAGGATAAATAAAACGCATTAGTGGGTATGTACATCTGCACATGCAAGTGTGCATACCTCTGTCTATGCATGCCACTATATACATGCAGTATCTGTACGTATGGGCTCATGTctgcagcagctgtgtgtgtgtgtatgtgtgtaagagagagagagcgagagagagggaaagagagagagagagagagagtgtgtgtgtgttacctatTCTCTTCATCAGGGTATGTGAGGAGGATTTTGTGAGTGCTGGGCAGTAGGCTGCCCGCGCCTCTGACTGCATGCACAACTTCAGGCTGACCTCCACGACCTTGTTTCTGTTTCTTACCTACAAAACACAGATGACAGACATGTACATAgatgaatggggggggggggggggggcaggaaagaaaaacaaataaaagcataatgTAGTATGAttacaagtagagaggataatgACATGGGAGTGTTTGCGATATGACCAAGGAgcagatgagaaaaaaaaaagaaaggtgaaggcatgtgtgtgttttgtcattacatacacgtgtgtgagtgtgcactgtCCAAGAGAATCTCCTGCCCCAGCAGTGTTCCGGTAGCACCACCTCTCACTGTAGTTGCCCGGGAGATGTATGGCAACAGAGTAGGGAGGGTCATGTCCATAGCAGAATACTaatcacacaacagacacactcagaAAATGAACCTACGACATAGATACTTAGATGCCACtctctctgaacacacacatttgtttatgtgtgcagtgtgtgtgtttacatgcacatgtcTGTAAATGTCTACACAGTAGTGATTGTGTTTGCCATGTTATTTGATTATTGCCATGCTGTTTGGTTGTGCAAACttacctgtgtgtctgtgcttagcAGCTCAGCCCTGGTTCGCTCCTCTAGTGTGACCATGAGTCCATCCAGCACCTGCAGTCTGGAGAGGCGCAATACCACTCCTGGCCTGTGGAGGGAGCGCCGTGCCAcctgacacgcacacataaaaaatatttCTACTCCTCTAACAACCATAATATAAGTATTTGTAGGAGAATGTTA
It encodes:
- the pcnx4 gene encoding pecanex-like protein 4, with translation MGPEVPLLNDYKQEFFWKRFPQTLLGGPRLKLGYCAPPYVYLHQLLLFLTPCMLGGVGTVLYQVGVLGDAYAATLSGGLMLAVAATLQTLAQCVARRTGVVQRLSAQNNILADEEEVEFSHCVAPETVRFIVPGKKFMVNVVLHTLLAGMLCGLGTWYLLPGSLIGLYGGMGAAMPVFALSWVTLCSGEYALIVNTPPETATFQPQDTYEITALTRPLYILIFIAVDLVYRLTDPMNELRLACQVLHVVFVVLPVLWALGTLPPPDALLLWAMEQVLVLGLGGSAMATNLRLLVMFLVSASVAVSTYFIPSTLGVVLFTVGMGYLLSLDGSQLGAVFRSRRAQSRALSLGLKGLPLGLIFLAGAMADGGLLHHYLFEHPTQTGNLSLEGPPTEELPSVSLHGVQAAVAYALICLLVLSKGLREIQGVFLLGGTLRNPLYPRQTGCSQAFRRSSRGLRLAGYLRRVLLNLVSPFAMITFLALDGSLLDLHTASLAVGFTRAFRMVWQSSEDALLQMVVVVLIRLGSEGAPATGWHSLGTGVQLLVVGLLIDRASQFISKLKFALTVIVTSWTETKQRRQSTSAMLMLNAVLFPLLLGELVLSALLSAPLLPLFTLPIFLVGFPRPLRSWPGTPGTACPCPDSVYYQQLSARLASALRGAIACGALGAAPPGSHFLCRFQDRVMWLTLLERGYGYCTLNIKGLELQETSCHTLEARRMDEVFEAALAQSHAPNQWRQLLNPHWGNTLTPCCALPVRLYSDARNVLTGIIDSHEHLRKLRGDYVKVLLWLLLQRCAQRDRLTPPLQEKAPLSPGADSGSSQRALQRDTQFSTTHLPGSHSSSFSSSSSMSTSSSPGQRGSLSSSADWLDDDDLFGPQVARRPVPAPRERNFSLPGSVEVLSLYENMALSALPPLRPLGLGLPAADRGSSDGGVGGLHEASFLPAAGPRRLSGPHAQLLPSEWRTAAPLAPPQMLQLQPLVPADWFHFAVGRLAAGGQHAAALLQEERDALELFSQVALSCLVALGLEAEQPSPSLVFRLYGGGAPWSEALDWLKGRRELHQLALKAFRYSFKLLFDQASLGAMESAEELQATLDEYEHHWYIGTATDHGWQESVRQEKPFLFSLGHDLAMGTYTGRVLTLQEQLVYVGHVCAEGVRGQWANLSWELLYATNDDEERYSIQAHPVLLRNLTVQAADPPLGYPIYSSAPLHLGCL